One Polaribacter reichenbachii genomic window, CCCTAGTTCTTGAACACCAATTAAATAGATAATTCCATCTACATTTAACTCATCACCTTCAGAAAAATCTGCAGTTAATTTGTTTACCAAAAACGACCATTTTTCTTTTAAATTACTCTCTTTAGACATATAAACATTTAAAGTGTAAAGATACAATCTGCATTTTTAATTTGTAAAAATAAGATGTAGATTTACACAAATTATTTAGAATGAATGTAATAGACATCATAATTGCTGTAATATTAATTTTTGCTGCTGTAAGAGGTTTTATGACAGGTCTTTTTTCTTCAATTGCGTCTTTAGTAGCTATTGTAGCAGGTGTGTTTTGTGCCATACACTTTTCTTATTATGTAGAATATGAATTGAACGATTCTGTTTTAGAATGGTCTCATCAAACTAATAAAATAGTAGCGTTTGCAGTTACTTTTTTGTTTGTGGTTTTGGCTATAATTTTTGTGGGTAAATTGCTTACAAAGTTGGCAGATATTACTGCTTTAGGGTTATTGAATAAAATTTTAGGTGGAATTTTCGGAGCGCTAAAATGGTCTTTAATTTTAAGTGTAATTTTTTTATTGTTCGATAAGTTTAATAAAACAATACCTTTTGTAGATAAAGAAATGTTAGATAGTTCAGTATTGTATTATCCTGTAAAATCGATTATACCTACTTTGTTTCCTGCAATTATGGATGATGAAAATCCGTCTTTAAAGTTTATAAAATAAGTTTTATAACAAAAAAAGGCTTGCAATAACTGCAAGCCTTTTTTAATTTAAAATTAAATTTATAGTAAAGTAACTTTTCCACTACTTATGTGATAAACACCACCTATAATTTTAATTTCACCTTTTTCTTCCATTTCTTTTAGAATAGGGCTTTTCTCTCTAATTCTATCTATTGTTAAACTAACATTGTTTTCTATTGTTTTGTTAACAAAATCATTATTAGAAGAATTATGTTTTCCTTTTATTTGAGATTCTGAAAGCTTTACAGCTGGTTGAATATTGTCTAATAAAGAAGTTATATTACCTAGTTCTACATGATCGCAAGCCGCTTTTATAGCTCCACAACTTTCATGACCTAATACTAAAACTAATTTACTTCCTGCAACTTTACAAGAATATTCCATACTTCCTAAAATGTCTGTATTTTCGAAATTTCCTGCTACTCTTGCAACAAAAACATCTCCAATAGTTTGGTCGAAAATTAATTCTACAGGAACTCTAGAATCTATACATGAAAGTACAATTGCTTTTGGATGTTGACCTCCAGTTGTTTGAGATATTAATGCTTTATGGTCTATTGTATGAACTTCGTCTCTAATAAAACGAGCATTACCTTCTATAAAATCTTGTAACACTTTCATTGGTGTTAATTGATCTTGAATTTCTTTCGTTATTGCTTTATTTCTATGTGGCATAATGTGTTTTTTAATTTAATTAGTAATTACCTTCTAACTTAAACTGATATTAGACTTTGGTCTTTCGTTAAAAAATTTAAAGAAGCTTTCTGGGTTTTCTACAATCCCTCTTTTAGACACTAATTTAATATCAATATTTCTTTCTTTTGCTTTAAAAAGAAAATCTTCTAAAATTTCTATAATATCATTATCTAAGTATCTTGTACCTATTAAGTTAATTTCTAGATAGGTGTCTTTTGGTAAACTATCTAATTCTTTTAATATGGCCCCTTTGTTAAAAAAGGTAACTTCTTCTGCAAGAGTCATTTTAATTTTGTGCTTACCATTACTCTTATCTTCGATATGTAAAAAGTGAGAGTTTTGGTAACTTTTTATTAAGATTACAATGATACCTACTAATAAACCTAAACCAATTCCGTATAACAAATCAATAAATACAATACCTAATACAGTAATTGTAAATGGTATAAATTGTTTCCAACCAAGATCATACATCTTTTTAAACAATGCTGGTTTTGCTAATTTAAATCCTACAATAAATAGAATTGCCGCTAAAACAGAAAGAGGAATTTTATTTAAAAGTGTTGGAATTAAAATTACAGAAATCAATAATAAAAAACCGTGAATAATAGCGGATAATTTGGTTCTACCTCCAGATTGAATATTTGCAGAACTTCTAACAATTACTTGTGTTATTGGTAAACCACCAATAAGACCAGAAATTATATTACCTGTACCTTGAGCAAATAATTCTCTATTTGTTGGTGTTACGTTTTTATGCGGATCTAATTTGTCTGTAGCTTCTACACACAATAAAGTTTCTAAACTAGCAACTAGCGCAATTGTAAAGGCTGTAACCCAAATTGTAGGGTTTGCAATAGTTGTAAAGTCTGGGAAATTAAACTGACCTAAAAAGCTATTAAAATCATCTGGAACAGGAACTGCAACTAAATGATCTGAAGAAATGGTTAAACTACTGTCTTTTGTTAATACATAAAAAATAATACCAACAGCAACTGCCACTAAAGGACCTTGTACAATTTGGAAAATCTTTCCTTTTTTAGACAATACATTAGACCATAAAAGTAATATCACCATAGATATTAATGCAATAATTGTTGCACCCATACTAACATTACCACTAATTAATGCATTTATAGCTTTTAAAAGCTCTGTAAATGTGTTTTCTCCATCTATTTGTAAAAAGGAAAAATCTCCTTGAGGATCTTTATCCATACCAAAAAAGTGAGGTATTTGTTTTAAAATGATAATAATTCCAATACCTGTTAACATTCCTTTAATTACTGATGATGGAAAGTAATACCCAATAATACCTGCTTTTAAAAGGCCAAAAATTAATTGAATTACTCCACCTAAAACTACTGCAACTAAAAAACTTTCGTATCCTAAATTTTGTATTGCAGTAAATACGATTGCAGCTAAACCTGCTGCTGGACCACTAACTCCAATTTTAGAGCCAGAAAGTGCACCTACTATAGTACCACCAATAATTCCTGCAATTAAACCAGAAAATAATGGAGCTCCACTTGCTAATGCTATACCTAAACATAAAGGTAGTGCTACAAAAAACACTACAATACTTGCAGGTAAGTCATTTTTTAAATATTTAAACATTGTATAATATATTATTTCTAAATTTTATTATTTAGATAGATTTGTTAAAAAAAAAAGATAATGATGTAATTGTTTTGTAAAATTAAAACAATTGTTTTGGTGGTGGAGTATTTACTTCTAAATACTTTGAAGCATAATTATGAAAAGAAACATTCGTTTTTTTTCTTTTTAAGTATATTTTTTCTGAAAACGAAGGTTTGTTTTCAAGGGTATTTATTTTAATTTCAAAATCTTTTGTAGCTTCTTCTTTGTTTTCTTCTTCTTCATTTAAATCTATATAAATAGCAACTTCTTTACCATCATCAATTAAAGAGATAAGAGATGGTAGTATTAAATAGCCTAAAAGAACGGCTGTAAAAAAACTTACTATAAAAGATTTCAATGAAATAGCTTTATATTTTATTGCAAGATAATAAGAAAAATAAAATGTTTTGTTAAATAAAGAACAAAATTAATTTATCTCTTTTACTTCATCAGAAATTATCCAACCGAGTTTACCATCTGCTATTTTAATTTTTTTCCAATTATCAATAGCGTCTAAAACCACAACTTTTGTGCCTTCGTGTAAAGTGAAAACTTCTTCAGAGTTTAAAGTTGGCGCATTTCTTACTTCAGTTTTTTCAGCAAAAATAATACCTGCTTTATTGTTTTTTGCAAAAGTATATTGGTTGTAACTTATAAAAAAAGTAAAAATTAAGAAGATAAAACTTAATGAACTCGTTATAAAATAAAAACGTTTTTTTGATGGAGTTGATGCAAAATAAAAAAACAAAAAGAAAATACTACCTAAAAAAGAAAATACTACA contains:
- a CDS encoding CvpA family protein yields the protein MNVIDIIIAVILIFAAVRGFMTGLFSSIASLVAIVAGVFCAIHFSYYVEYELNDSVLEWSHQTNKIVAFAVTFLFVVLAIIFVGKLLTKLADITALGLLNKILGGIFGALKWSLILSVIFLLFDKFNKTIPFVDKEMLDSSVLYYPVKSIIPTLFPAIMDDENPSLKFIK
- a CDS encoding carbonic anhydrase family protein — encoded protein: MPHRNKAITKEIQDQLTPMKVLQDFIEGNARFIRDEVHTIDHKALISQTTGGQHPKAIVLSCIDSRVPVELIFDQTIGDVFVARVAGNFENTDILGSMEYSCKVAGSKLVLVLGHESCGAIKAACDHVELGNITSLLDNIQPAVKLSESQIKGKHNSSNNDFVNKTIENNVSLTIDRIREKSPILKEMEEKGEIKIIGGVYHISSGKVTLL
- a CDS encoding SulP family inorganic anion transporter; translation: MFKYLKNDLPASIVVFFVALPLCLGIALASGAPLFSGLIAGIIGGTIVGALSGSKIGVSGPAAGLAAIVFTAIQNLGYESFLVAVVLGGVIQLIFGLLKAGIIGYYFPSSVIKGMLTGIGIIIILKQIPHFFGMDKDPQGDFSFLQIDGENTFTELLKAINALISGNVSMGATIIALISMVILLLWSNVLSKKGKIFQIVQGPLVAVAVGIIFYVLTKDSSLTISSDHLVAVPVPDDFNSFLGQFNFPDFTTIANPTIWVTAFTIALVASLETLLCVEATDKLDPHKNVTPTNRELFAQGTGNIISGLIGGLPITQVIVRSSANIQSGGRTKLSAIIHGFLLLISVILIPTLLNKIPLSVLAAILFIVGFKLAKPALFKKMYDLGWKQFIPFTITVLGIVFIDLLYGIGLGLLVGIIVILIKSYQNSHFLHIEDKSNGKHKIKMTLAEEVTFFNKGAILKELDSLPKDTYLEINLIGTRYLDNDIIEILEDFLFKAKERNIDIKLVSKRGIVENPESFFKFFNERPKSNISLS